A genomic stretch from Candidatus Nitrososphaera gargensis Ga9.2 includes:
- a CDS encoding CbtA family protein, with amino-acid sequence MMETLQTGRAFGLSIMAGLVAGGILAGINVALVRPYTAALADIELENLLAESEFFEEEFDDRLQSIYFSQLYGSVIVGLAAGAGAGVTFVVGRIRASPLKAALIIAGIAWFVLYVIPAVKYPPSPEATFDPEAAGIYQMLLAGYTAVSGLAALAIAFGFRKVKRKEKALGAAALYLVAIAGAFFVFPDFQSEDDSFLPQPIVSGWRSAISLSMTVFWFALGIICGLLWTYGSRGVGRGI; translated from the coding sequence ATGATGGAGACTTTGCAGACGGGCAGGGCTTTTGGGCTTTCTATTATGGCCGGGCTTGTCGCAGGCGGCATCCTTGCAGGGATCAACGTGGCGCTTGTGCGGCCTTATACTGCCGCCCTTGCAGACATTGAGCTTGAAAACCTGCTTGCAGAGAGCGAGTTTTTCGAAGAAGAGTTTGACGACCGGCTGCAGTCGATCTATTTTTCGCAGCTGTACGGCTCTGTAATAGTAGGGCTTGCGGCCGGTGCAGGTGCAGGAGTCACCTTTGTGGTTGGCAGGATCAGGGCAAGCCCGCTCAAGGCTGCTCTCATTATAGCCGGCATTGCGTGGTTTGTGCTTTACGTCATACCTGCTGTAAAGTATCCCCCAAGTCCCGAGGCGACGTTTGACCCAGAAGCAGCCGGCATCTACCAGATGCTTCTTGCAGGATACACTGCAGTGTCAGGGCTGGCCGCCCTTGCCATAGCCTTTGGCTTCCGCAAGGTAAAGAGGAAGGAGAAGGCGCTTGGAGCCGCCGCGCTCTACCTTGTGGCGATAGCCGGGGCGTTCTTTGTATTCCCTGACTTTCAGAGCGAGGACGATTCGTTCCTGCCACAGCCCATCGTCAGCGGGTGGAGGTCTGCCATTTCGCTGTCAATGACTGTTTTCTGGTTTGCGCTTGGCATCATCTGCGGCCTCTTGTGGACGTATGGAAGCAGAGGCGTAGGGAGAGGCATTTGA
- a CDS encoding DUF6659 family protein, whose protein sequence is MPASDDLDKLCDRIFAADSNIRFVGAIDKMGTLVAGGMRKGIKPLEPREDRRKLYLEFALRNAMRSEFDPEYGKTIYTMSEREKIKIASFPYGDYLILISIEKKAQHDKVIAKVLKLLLD, encoded by the coding sequence TTGCCTGCAAGCGACGACCTTGACAAGCTATGCGATAGGATATTCGCGGCCGATAGCAACATCAGGTTTGTCGGAGCCATAGACAAGATGGGTACGCTTGTGGCCGGCGGCATGCGCAAAGGTATCAAGCCGCTTGAGCCGAGGGAGGACAGGCGCAAGCTCTACCTTGAATTCGCGCTTAGAAATGCCATGCGGTCAGAGTTTGATCCAGAGTATGGCAAGACCATCTATACCATGTCAGAGCGCGAAAAGATCAAGATAGCATCGTTCCCGTACGGCGACTACCTAATTCTAATCTCTATTGAAAAGAAGGCGCAGCATGACAAGGTAATAGCCAAGGTCCTCAAACTACTACTCGACTGA
- a CDS encoding YcaO-like family protein: protein MQLQSRKKWTVNGTSRIRPAQETLEKVVPISKRIGVTRLADITDMDVLRIPNYSAVVPGTEDYIWVYSGKGPTREHAMASALMESIERYSSLPSSGGPRNFIRSSYAELSKIHKVLHPDSIVEPVRFEYRDDMLMDWLPGYDVISGEQVMVPASIALFRYTPPPPAVNPFAYFHTNGLASGNVVEEAICHALCEVIERDAMSLAELRASAIPFHILRTVHHSLNSAGICVPPIPADRFVDDPSVFPDVDISEIDFEPARNLADRFSRAGISLTIKDITSDIGIPTFNASSVEWVTHDYGYLAEGHGTHPDARIALLRAITEVSQTRAANIQGARDDLRKIKYSEQNTDDQRAWQFMPSTKRIKFSQVQTFFNEDILDDIKLILSRLKSVGLTQAIIVDLTNPDIGIPVVRAIVPGLETFKITKSVMGMRARACFGQWKRSQ from the coding sequence GTGCAGCTGCAGAGCAGAAAAAAGTGGACGGTCAACGGCACGTCCCGGATAAGGCCGGCGCAGGAGACTCTGGAGAAGGTCGTCCCGATATCAAAGAGGATAGGCGTCACCCGGCTTGCCGACATCACCGACATGGACGTGCTCCGCATCCCAAACTACTCGGCCGTGGTGCCCGGCACCGAAGACTATATTTGGGTTTACAGCGGCAAGGGCCCGACGAGGGAACACGCAATGGCAAGCGCCCTCATGGAGAGCATCGAGCGTTATTCATCGCTGCCATCATCAGGCGGGCCTCGCAATTTTATCCGGTCAAGCTACGCCGAGCTGTCCAAGATCCACAAGGTACTCCATCCTGACAGCATAGTAGAGCCGGTAAGGTTCGAGTACCGCGACGACATGCTGATGGACTGGCTCCCCGGCTACGACGTTATCAGCGGTGAACAGGTAATGGTTCCCGCGTCGATTGCGCTCTTTCGTTATACGCCGCCACCGCCGGCCGTCAACCCGTTTGCATATTTCCACACAAACGGCCTTGCGTCAGGCAACGTGGTAGAAGAAGCGATATGCCATGCGCTGTGCGAGGTTATAGAGCGGGACGCCATGAGCCTTGCAGAGCTGCGGGCGAGCGCGATCCCATTCCACATTTTAAGAACGGTGCACCATTCGCTCAATTCGGCAGGCATATGTGTGCCCCCGATCCCGGCAGACAGGTTCGTCGACGACCCAAGCGTATTTCCAGACGTCGACATTTCAGAAATCGACTTCGAGCCTGCAAGGAACCTCGCAGACAGGTTCAGCCGCGCCGGCATTTCGCTCACCATAAAGGACATCACCTCTGACATTGGAATCCCAACGTTCAACGCAAGCAGCGTCGAGTGGGTCACCCACGACTATGGCTACCTTGCAGAGGGGCATGGCACGCACCCTGACGCAAGAATCGCGCTATTGCGAGCGATCACCGAGGTATCGCAGACAAGGGCCGCCAACATACAGGGGGCGCGTGACGACCTGCGCAAGATAAAGTACAGCGAGCAGAACACCGACGACCAGCGCGCCTGGCAGTTCATGCCGTCCACAAAAAGGATCAAGTTTTCGCAGGTGCAGACCTTCTTTAATGAAGACATACTTGACGATATCAAGCTCATCCTCTCAAGGCTCAAGAGCGTCGGGCTCACTCAGGCTATAATCGTCGACCTTACAAACCCTGATATTGGAATTCCTGTGGTCAGGGCGATAGTGCCAGGGCTAGAAACCTTCAAGATAACCAAGTCAGTGATGGGCATGCGCGCAAGGGCGTGTTTTGGACAATGGAAAAGAAGCCAGTAA
- a CDS encoding TfuA-like protein, with protein MEKKPVIFLGPSLSHEKARKIFADADYRPPAKKGDFLRLAADPTGVKLVGFVDGVFLQDYPPTPIEVYQLARKEGVLLAGAASLGALRAVELEKFGMVGIGRIFQLYKTGKVNADDEVAVTFAPEGDYLLQSEAMIDIRYNLYLAHKKGVIGKKTKSALTHVAKRIYFPHRNYPNIIEEARGRYPALAGEVDSFGSYIASNRKSLKEMDAMMLVKFLKERYESLLL; from the coding sequence ATGGAAAAGAAGCCAGTAATATTCCTCGGGCCTTCGTTGAGCCACGAAAAGGCGAGGAAAATCTTTGCTGACGCAGATTACAGGCCGCCTGCGAAAAAGGGCGACTTTTTGCGCCTTGCCGCAGACCCCACAGGCGTCAAGCTGGTCGGGTTTGTCGACGGCGTGTTTTTGCAGGACTACCCGCCCACCCCTATTGAAGTGTATCAGCTGGCCAGAAAGGAAGGGGTACTTTTGGCCGGCGCCGCAAGCCTTGGCGCGTTGCGAGCAGTAGAGCTGGAAAAGTTTGGGATGGTAGGGATCGGCAGAATATTCCAGCTGTACAAGACAGGCAAGGTGAACGCGGACGACGAAGTGGCAGTCACATTTGCGCCGGAAGGCGACTACCTGCTCCAGTCAGAGGCCATGATAGACATACGTTACAACCTCTACCTCGCGCACAAAAAGGGCGTCATTGGCAAAAAGACAAAAAGTGCGCTGACCCATGTGGCAAAAAGGATCTATTTCCCGCACCGCAACTATCCCAACATTATTGAAGAGGCAAGAGGCAGGTATCCCGCGCTTGCCGGCGAGGTCGATTCCTTTGGCAGCTATATCGCGTCAAACAGAAAGAGCCTCAAGGAAATGGACGCGATGATGCTTGTAAAATTCCTAAAGGAGCGGTACGAGTCTCTACTACTCTGA
- a CDS encoding response regulator transcription factor: protein MKRIAVVDDEPDITIVLKRGLEHHGFAVDTFNDPQAVLASFKPGSYDLMIIDIRMPKINGFDLYRELKKRDGNVKVCFLTAFEIYYEEFRKMFPTIDIRAFIRKPVSISNLVSQVNSTIESE from the coding sequence ATGAAAAGGATCGCCGTAGTGGACGACGAGCCTGACATCACGATTGTCTTAAAGCGCGGGCTCGAGCACCACGGCTTTGCAGTTGATACCTTTAATGACCCACAGGCAGTGCTTGCAAGCTTCAAGCCGGGCAGTTATGATCTGATGATAATAGATATCAGGATGCCCAAGATAAACGGCTTTGACCTGTACAGGGAGCTGAAAAAAAGGGACGGCAATGTCAAGGTCTGCTTCCTGACCGCGTTTGAGATCTATTACGAAGAGTTCAGGAAGATGTTCCCGACGATAGACATCAGGGCATTTATCAGAAAGCCGGTGAGCATATCAAACCTAGTAAGCCAAGTGAACTCGACTATCGAGTCAGAGTAG
- a CDS encoding cob(I)yrinic acid a,c-diamide adenosyltransferase — MKIYTKTGDKGETGLIGGKRVSKADPRIIAYGAVDELNSSIGLAVSFLRPRKEFSDLVDVLVQVQNDLFIVGSDLADPSFPKAANNTTPRADEKMASALEPVIDRFELELEPITFFILPGGSVEASLLHQARGVARRAETAIVSLSKSQTINPAIVVYLNRLSDLIFVAARLANKRLGVPDIAWRK; from the coding sequence ATGAAAATCTATACCAAGACGGGCGACAAGGGAGAGACAGGGCTTATAGGCGGAAAGCGGGTGAGCAAGGCTGACCCGAGGATAATAGCTTATGGCGCGGTCGACGAGCTGAACTCTAGCATAGGTCTTGCAGTGTCGTTTCTGCGGCCAAGAAAAGAATTTTCAGATCTAGTCGATGTCTTGGTGCAGGTCCAAAATGATCTGTTCATAGTCGGCTCTGATCTTGCAGACCCGTCCTTTCCAAAGGCTGCAAACAACACTACCCCGCGCGCCGACGAAAAGATGGCGTCTGCGTTAGAGCCTGTGATCGACAGGTTCGAGTTGGAGCTTGAGCCAATCACGTTTTTCATTCTGCCCGGGGGAAGCGTCGAAGCGTCTCTCCTGCATCAGGCAAGAGGTGTGGCCCGCCGGGCCGAGACGGCCATTGTGTCGCTCTCAAAGAGCCAGACGATCAACCCTGCAATAGTGGTCTACCTCAACAGGCTGTCAGACCTCATATTTGTGGCCGCGCGGCTTGCCAACAAGAGGCTTGGCGTGCCAGACATCGCCTGGCGCAAGTAA
- a CDS encoding HD domain-containing protein, which yields MVSDDDLSPFFRSVLQLKSVRRAGWVSKVKVKDAESVADHTFSMCAMAMLLSDMLGLDTHRVVKMVILHDLAESIVGDYMPGDVSANQKLAKEKRAMKSILSGLPEKVRTEYEQVWLEYLQNKTEVARFVHRIDKLEMALQANQYAKQGYADRLLAPFFESARTAVGDEGDIVSEILNSLRPASAKK from the coding sequence ATGGTAAGCGACGACGATCTGTCTCCTTTTTTTCGTTCCGTCCTGCAATTAAAATCGGTCAGGCGCGCCGGCTGGGTCTCAAAGGTCAAGGTCAAAGATGCCGAGTCGGTCGCGGACCACACATTTTCAATGTGCGCGATGGCGATGCTTCTGTCAGACATGCTAGGCCTTGACACGCACAGGGTTGTCAAGATGGTGATCCTGCACGATCTTGCTGAGTCCATAGTGGGCGACTACATGCCCGGCGACGTATCTGCAAACCAAAAGCTGGCTAAAGAAAAAAGGGCAATGAAGTCGATCCTGTCAGGCCTGCCAGAAAAAGTAAGAACAGAATACGAACAGGTCTGGCTTGAATACCTTCAGAACAAGACCGAGGTTGCAAGGTTTGTCCACAGAATTGACAAGCTGGAAATGGCACTGCAGGCAAACCAGTACGCAAAGCAGGGCTACGCCGACAGGCTGCTTGCGCCTTTCTTCGAGTCTGCAAGAACGGCTGTCGGCGACGAAGGCGACATCGTGAGCGAAATCCTAAACTCTTTAAGGCCGGCTTCTGCTAAAAAATAA
- a CDS encoding NADPH-dependent FMN reductase, whose amino-acid sequence MVSAAHGSKGGYILGSIRPGCNGEAVARWVYDIAKRRSDAEFEYVDIKDCNLPLLDEPIPPSQGQYTKEHTKRWAAKVDSFDAFVFVTAEYNHGIPGALKNAIDFLYKEWNNKVAGFVGYVSAGGVRAVEQLRLVMAELQIADVRAQVTLSLFTDFENFTKFKPAAYQQDYVNSMLDQVIAWAGALKPLRTKRPEYSIAAS is encoded by the coding sequence ATGGTCAGTGCAGCGCATGGTAGTAAAGGTGGCTACATTCTGGGGAGCATACGCCCCGGCTGCAATGGCGAGGCAGTAGCTAGATGGGTCTACGATATTGCAAAGAGGCGCAGCGATGCCGAGTTCGAGTATGTTGACATTAAGGACTGCAACTTGCCGCTCTTAGATGAACCGATCCCGCCCTCACAGGGTCAGTATACCAAGGAACACACCAAGAGGTGGGCGGCAAAGGTTGATTCTTTCGACGCCTTTGTCTTTGTGACGGCTGAATATAACCATGGAATACCAGGTGCATTAAAGAACGCAATAGACTTTCTGTACAAGGAATGGAACAACAAAGTGGCAGGGTTTGTCGGCTACGTCAGCGCCGGCGGCGTGCGAGCGGTAGAACAGTTGCGTCTGGTTATGGCAGAACTCCAGATTGCAGACGTGCGCGCCCAAGTCACGTTGTCGCTCTTTACTGATTTTGAGAACTTTACAAAGTTCAAGCCTGCCGCATATCAACAAGATTATGTCAACTCTATGCTGGATCAGGTCATCGCTTGGGCCGGTGCCCTAAAGCCTCTCCGAACAAAAAGACCAGAATATTCTATAGCAGCCTCCTGA
- a CDS encoding PQQ-dependent sugar dehydrogenase, with protein sequence MPMPDVHQSGSQDGLLGMAFDPNFNNTNYI encoded by the coding sequence ATGCCGATGCCCGACGTCCACCAGTCCGGCAGTCAGGATGGCCTGCTTGGCATGGCGTTTGATCCAAACTTTAACAACACGAACTACATCTAG
- a CDS encoding PQQ-dependent sugar dehydrogenase, translated as MCWPTVAPSSLRLYTSDVIPDWNGTFLMPTLKGGRIFHLALDECGAELASDPVELFRSENRYRDLAFSPDSKSIYVIILTRLGQCRLLGTAAVRSLTSRTQAH; from the coding sequence GTGTGCTGGCCGACCGTCGCGCCGTCAAGCCTGCGCCTCTATACATCAGATGTGATTCCGGACTGGAACGGCACCTTCCTGATGCCTACTCTAAAGGGCGGCAGGATCTTCCACCTCGCGCTGGACGAGTGCGGCGCAGAGCTTGCAAGCGATCCTGTGGAACTCTTCCGCTCGGAGAACCGCTACCGAGACCTAGCATTCAGCCCTGACAGCAAGTCGATCTATGTGATCATTTTGACTCGCCTGGGCCAGTGCAGGCTATTGGGGACGGCGGCGGTCCGATCGCTGACCAGCAGAACCCAGGCTCACTGA
- a CDS encoding ornithine cyclodeaminase, nickel-pincer nucleotide-dependent, translating to MADNRFEQEIEVKGHLIDSMILTRIFDSIMDMQGDFQVLEFTVGKKKGDPSYARLLVKGKSKTHLESILEQVFREGAQPVSVQEVRLEPAPKDMVMPDDFYSTTNNATQVYYGGQWIDVQNMMMDKCIVVDTRRKTAECKMVRDIVKGDLVVVGERGVKIIPLERPREGVDIFQFMSSASSSERPTQHIARKVASDIYSTKKEGGKIVVVSGPVLVHSGAAEALASLIRMGYIDGLLAGNALAVHDVENALLGTSLGMRVKDGTLAIRGHRNHMEAINEVFKAGGLRAMVDKKILKSGVMYECIKNNVPFVLAGSIRDDGPLPDVVTDVVEAQRKYKEIVKGARMVLMFSTMLHSIAVGNMLPASVKVVAVDISQPVVTKLIDRGTAQAIGIVTDVGAFLPIVVEHLKQIANKHS from the coding sequence TTGGCAGACAACAGGTTCGAGCAGGAAATCGAGGTAAAGGGGCACCTAATCGACTCTATGATACTGACGAGAATATTCGACAGCATCATGGACATGCAGGGCGACTTTCAGGTGCTCGAGTTCACTGTCGGAAAGAAAAAGGGCGACCCAAGCTACGCAAGGCTGCTTGTAAAGGGCAAGAGCAAGACACACCTTGAGAGCATCCTTGAGCAGGTCTTCCGCGAAGGCGCCCAGCCCGTGTCGGTACAGGAAGTGAGGCTCGAGCCTGCTCCAAAAGACATGGTGATGCCTGACGACTTTTACAGCACTACAAACAACGCCACGCAGGTCTACTACGGTGGCCAGTGGATCGACGTGCAGAACATGATGATGGACAAGTGCATCGTGGTGGACACCCGACGCAAGACCGCCGAATGCAAGATGGTGCGCGACATTGTCAAGGGCGACCTGGTAGTAGTAGGCGAGCGGGGGGTAAAAATAATCCCGCTAGAGCGTCCCCGGGAAGGAGTTGACATTTTCCAGTTCATGAGCAGCGCAAGCTCTAGCGAGCGGCCTACACAGCACATTGCGCGCAAAGTGGCAAGCGACATTTACAGCACGAAAAAAGAGGGCGGCAAGATAGTGGTGGTGTCTGGCCCAGTACTCGTGCACTCTGGCGCGGCAGAGGCGCTTGCTTCTCTTATCAGGATGGGCTACATCGATGGACTGCTCGCAGGCAACGCGCTTGCGGTGCATGACGTTGAGAATGCACTGCTTGGTACTTCGCTTGGAATGCGCGTCAAGGATGGCACGCTTGCAATCAGGGGCCACCGCAACCACATGGAGGCCATAAACGAGGTCTTCAAGGCCGGCGGCCTGAGGGCAATGGTGGATAAAAAGATCCTGAAAAGCGGCGTGATGTATGAGTGCATAAAGAACAACGTCCCATTTGTGCTTGCTGGCTCTATCAGGGACGACGGGCCGCTACCAGATGTGGTCACCGATGTCGTCGAGGCCCAGCGCAAGTACAAGGAGATAGTAAAGGGAGCAAGGATGGTGCTGATGTTCTCTACGATGCTCCATTCTATAGCGGTAGGCAACATGCTGCCCGCTTCGGTCAAAGTTGTCGCAGTGGACATCAGCCAGCCGGTGGTCACGAAGCTCATCGATAGGGGCACAGCTCAGGCAATAGGCATAGTGACGGACGTTGGGGCGTTCTTGCCCATTGTAGTGGAACACCTCAAGCAGATCGCCAACAAGCACAGCTGA
- a CDS encoding GIY-YIG nuclease family protein: MGDEWSQWLDFDKANVEAVPESPGVCVMHARMKILYIGASPNIRQELMGRLSDPCTAKAKRFRYIVTPAFESVKEQQVKEYVGKHGKLPPCMEEQNT, translated from the coding sequence ATGGGTGATGAATGGTCGCAGTGGCTCGACTTTGACAAGGCAAACGTCGAGGCCGTGCCTGAATCGCCCGGCGTCTGCGTGATGCACGCAAGAATGAAGATACTGTACATCGGAGCAAGCCCAAACATACGGCAGGAGCTGATGGGCCGGCTGTCGGACCCTTGCACGGCCAAGGCCAAGCGCTTCCGCTATATTGTGACGCCTGCATTTGAAAGCGTCAAGGAGCAACAGGTAAAGGAATACGTGGGCAAGCACGGCAAGCTTCCGCCCTGCATGGAAGAGCAAAACACTTGA
- the gatB gene encoding Asp-tRNA(Asn)/Glu-tRNA(Gln) amidotransferase subunit GatB yields METKIGLEIHCQLTGAKSKLFCRCSSDYRGKAPNANTCPTCSGLPGTLPLLNQKAVEFAGMISLALGCKIPDEIAFYRKNYFYPDMPKNFQLTQYNAYGITSIGVEGRLGYGDGKSARIRRVQLEEDPGRLVYEGGSMETSVYALIDYNRAGVPLVEIVTEPDFTDPKDVRMFLDKITSIIEHLGVCDTKLEGSVRCDANVSVGGGNRVEIKNVSSFADVEKAVRYEITRQRTMASRDIEVRSETRHWDDARKVTKESRTKEEEQDYRYFPEPDVPAVVLGSEFISSIRQSMPELPDTRKDRFVSKYGISSHVAQVLIDNKELADFFESAIKIYSSPKEIANWLVTDLMSFVDERQKEEQQRRSLFAGLKIGPEHIADLAKLVDQGTINRATAKQILAQVVRTGEMPSHVAKKTQAAKIDDVGALAQAIESVFKSEQAAVQDAKRNPNAANFLLGKVMQATKGRADPKAALEMIQKKLREG; encoded by the coding sequence ATGGAGACCAAGATTGGGCTTGAAATCCACTGCCAGCTGACAGGCGCCAAGAGCAAACTCTTCTGTCGGTGCAGCAGCGACTACCGCGGAAAGGCGCCAAACGCAAACACTTGCCCCACGTGCTCCGGGCTTCCAGGGACGCTGCCGCTACTGAACCAAAAAGCAGTCGAGTTTGCCGGCATGATATCGCTTGCGCTTGGCTGTAAAATCCCTGACGAAATCGCGTTCTACAGAAAGAACTACTTTTACCCCGACATGCCCAAGAACTTCCAGCTGACGCAGTACAACGCGTACGGCATAACAAGCATCGGCGTTGAAGGCAGGCTCGGATACGGCGACGGCAAGAGCGCAAGGATAAGGCGGGTGCAGCTTGAAGAAGACCCCGGCAGGCTCGTCTACGAGGGAGGCAGCATGGAGACAAGCGTCTATGCTTTGATAGACTACAACAGGGCCGGCGTCCCTCTGGTCGAGATAGTGACAGAGCCGGACTTTACCGACCCAAAGGATGTTAGGATGTTCCTTGATAAGATAACTTCGATAATAGAGCACCTTGGCGTGTGCGACACGAAACTGGAAGGCTCGGTTCGCTGCGACGCCAACGTTTCTGTGGGCGGTGGCAACAGGGTCGAGATCAAGAACGTCAGCTCGTTTGCCGATGTTGAAAAGGCGGTGCGGTACGAGATCACGAGGCAGAGGACTATGGCCTCGCGTGACATCGAAGTCAGGTCGGAGACGCGGCACTGGGATGACGCAAGGAAGGTGACAAAAGAGTCAAGGACAAAGGAGGAAGAGCAGGACTACCGCTACTTCCCCGAGCCGGACGTCCCGGCAGTGGTGCTTGGAAGCGAGTTTATCTCGTCCATCAGGCAGTCGATGCCAGAGCTGCCCGACACCCGCAAGGACCGCTTTGTGTCAAAATACGGCATCTCTTCCCACGTCGCGCAGGTGCTGATCGACAATAAAGAGCTGGCAGACTTTTTCGAGTCGGCGATCAAGATATACTCATCGCCAAAAGAGATTGCAAACTGGCTGGTCACCGACCTGATGAGCTTTGTTGACGAGCGGCAGAAGGAGGAGCAGCAGAGACGATCGCTTTTTGCCGGTCTAAAGATAGGGCCGGAGCACATCGCGGATCTGGCAAAGCTGGTCGACCAAGGCACAATAAACAGGGCGACTGCCAAGCAGATCTTGGCTCAGGTGGTCAGGACAGGCGAGATGCCCTCTCATGTAGCCAAAAAGACGCAGGCTGCCAAAATAGACGATGTTGGCGCGCTTGCGCAGGCGATCGAGTCTGTTTTCAAGTCAGAGCAGGCGGCAGTTCAGGACGCAAAGCGCAACCCCAATGCAGCCAACTTTTTGCTCGGCAAGGTCATGCAGGCGACAAAGGGCAGGGCTGACCCCAAGGCTGCCCTAGAGATGATACAGAAAAAACTACGGGAAGGCTAG
- the gatA gene encoding Asp-tRNA(Asn)/Glu-tRNA(Gln) amidotransferase subunit GatA translates to MVALYTLDAGQVAAGVKSREFSAEEYIYQLLERIEKVEPKVNAFVTVNNKEAIDRARAIDKKVRDGEQAGALAGVAVSVKDNICTKGIKTTCASRMLEAYVPPYDATVVKRLQDAGAIVIGKANLDEFAMGSTTEFSRHGTTRNPWDISRVPGGSSGGSAASVAALECTVSLGSDTGGSVRCPASFCSVVGLKPTYGLISRYGLVSYANSLEQIGPLGRTVSDAVSVLNVIAGADENDHTTAGGKPTYSLQERKKGLRVGLVQEFIEGADPAVAKVIHKAADTLVGQEGCTCEQASLASVQYALASYYTIATAEASSNLARYDNVRYGFDLSPEGYEWNSYFAKARSNFGEEVKRRIIVGSYVLSSGYYGKYYLKAQQVRSLLKRELKALFKKYDVLIGPTMPILPFKIGEKIDDPLKMYLVDIDTVVANLTGMPAMSVPAGFADGLPVGLQIMADEFQEQTMLDAAYLFEQAAKVQRSPEL, encoded by the coding sequence GTGGTGGCCCTCTACACCCTTGATGCAGGGCAGGTTGCGGCAGGCGTCAAAAGCAGAGAGTTTTCAGCTGAGGAATACATCTATCAGCTTTTAGAAAGGATCGAAAAGGTAGAGCCCAAGGTAAACGCGTTTGTGACAGTCAACAACAAGGAAGCGATAGACCGGGCGAGAGCAATCGACAAAAAGGTAAGGGACGGAGAGCAGGCAGGAGCGCTTGCCGGCGTCGCGGTGAGCGTCAAGGACAACATTTGCACCAAAGGTATCAAGACCACATGCGCCTCAAGGATGCTTGAAGCATACGTGCCGCCGTATGACGCGACTGTGGTCAAGAGGCTGCAGGACGCCGGAGCCATAGTGATCGGCAAGGCCAACCTTGACGAGTTTGCAATGGGCTCGACTACAGAGTTTAGCAGGCATGGCACCACCAGAAACCCGTGGGACATTAGCAGGGTGCCAGGTGGGTCATCAGGCGGAAGCGCTGCAAGCGTGGCCGCGCTTGAATGCACGGTATCACTCGGTTCCGATACAGGAGGCTCGGTCAGGTGCCCGGCCAGCTTTTGCTCTGTAGTTGGGTTAAAGCCGACGTACGGGCTGATAAGCAGGTACGGGCTCGTGTCGTACGCAAACAGCCTAGAACAGATAGGGCCGCTTGGCAGGACGGTTTCAGATGCTGTTTCGGTGCTGAACGTGATCGCCGGCGCGGACGAAAACGACCATACCACGGCAGGCGGCAAGCCGACATATTCATTGCAGGAGAGAAAGAAAGGCCTGCGCGTCGGCCTTGTACAAGAGTTCATTGAAGGTGCAGACCCGGCAGTTGCAAAAGTGATCCACAAGGCGGCAGACACGCTGGTTGGGCAGGAGGGGTGCACGTGCGAACAGGCGTCGCTTGCGTCTGTGCAGTACGCCCTTGCGTCCTACTATACTATTGCAACGGCAGAGGCGAGCAGCAACTTGGCGCGCTATGACAACGTGCGCTACGGGTTTGACTTAAGCCCGGAAGGCTACGAGTGGAACAGCTACTTTGCTAAGGCGCGCAGCAACTTTGGCGAAGAGGTCAAGAGGAGGATAATTGTTGGGTCGTACGTTCTGTCGTCCGGTTACTATGGCAAGTACTACCTGAAAGCGCAGCAGGTGCGCTCGCTCCTCAAGCGCGAGCTCAAGGCGCTGTTCAAGAAATATGACGTCCTGATAGGACCGACGATGCCTATACTGCCGTTCAAGATAGGTGAAAAGATAGATGATCCGCTCAAGATGTATCTTGTTGACATTGACACTGTGGTGGCGAACCTGACAGGTATGCCGGCGATGTCGGTTCCTGCCGGCTTTGCCGACGGCCTGCCTGTGGGCTTGCAGATAATGGCAGACGAGTTTCAGGAACAGACGATGCTGGATGCGGCGTACCTGTTTGAGCAGGCTGCCAAGGTGCAGAGGAGCCCTGAGCTATAA
- the gatC gene encoding Asp-tRNA(Asn)/Glu-tRNA(Gln) amidotransferase subunit GatC, whose protein sequence is MVTKEEVKHLGWLARIELSDDELDRYTSQIKEIIKYLDKLDTIPLEEVKPIVSRKKFADLRRDEPADFEGDTLGTKYRKDGFVKGPRMV, encoded by the coding sequence ATGGTGACCAAAGAGGAAGTAAAGCACCTTGGCTGGCTTGCAAGGATCGAGCTGTCAGACGACGAGCTAGATCGATACACATCGCAGATCAAGGAGATAATCAAGTACCTGGACAAGCTGGACACAATACCGCTAGAGGAGGTCAAGCCGATCGTTTCCAGAAAGAAATTTGCGGATCTGCGGCGTGACGAGCCGGCAGATTTTGAAGGCGACACGCTTGGGACTAAATACAGAAAGGACGGCTTTGTGAAGGGGCCGAGGATGGTGTGA